From a single Nicotiana tomentosiformis chromosome 2, ASM39032v3, whole genome shotgun sequence genomic region:
- the LOC138905978 gene encoding uncharacterized protein, with translation MGRTATEQGTVDTFSATKKTKVSVTHSKRLREDDITFTEEDADGLLLPHNDALVISLNVLDFNIKRVLVDPGSLANIIQWRVLDQAKLNGSIIPATKLLPGFNLASVTTMGEILLLTNAEGVMKTNLFEVEDGVMGYNIILGRPWLHEIKVVPSTYHQMLKLPTPEGIKQIRGHQPATREINAISVSSNKGKEHTS, from the coding sequence atgggacgAACGGCCACCGAACAAGGGACTGTTGACACCTTTTCAGCAACAAAGAAGACGAAAGTATCagtaactcatagtaaaagactccgggaagacgatatcacttttacggaGGAAGACGCAGACGGATTGCTGTTAccacataatgatgcactggtaatttctttaaatgtgttggattttaatattaaacgtgttctagtggatccaggaagtttggctaatatcatacaatggagagtattggatcAAGCTAAACTCAatggaagcattattccggcaacaaagctcctccctggattcaaccttgcgagcgtgacgaccatgggagagattttgctgctcacgaacgctgaaggagtaatgaaaacaaatCTATTTGAAGTAGAAGATGGTGTCATGGGATAtaatatcatcttgggaaggccatggttacacgagataaaagttgtaccctcaacatatcaccaaatgctgaagcttccaacgcccgaaggaatcaagcagataagaggtcaTCAACCGGCAACGAGGGAGATTAATGCAATTTCGGTTTCTAGTAACAAAGGGAAGGAGCACACgtcatag
- the LOC104115885 gene encoding phenylacetaldehyde synthase-like has protein sequence MGSLNLNPELDDQIFNTINPLDPGEFRKQGHMIVNFLADYYQNLEKYPVCSQVNPGYLQKLVPNSAPDNPEPLEKILQDVKRDIIPGITHWQSPNFFAYFPSSGSTAGFLGEMLSVGFNVVGFNWISSPAATELESIVMDWFGKMLNLPNSFLFSGGGGGVLQGTTCEAMLCTIVAARDQMLRKIGRENFGKLVVYTSDQTHFSLKKAAHITGIDPENFRVIPTTKANEYVLCPKSLRLAILKDTKEGMVPLFLCATIGTTSTTSVDPLRPLCEIAEEYGIWVHVDAAYAGSACICPEFQHFLDGIENANSFSLNAHKWFFSTLDCCCLWVKDPSALTKALSTNPECLRNKATELKQVIDYKDWQIALSRRFRALKLWLVLRNYGVANLRNLIRSHVNMAKHFEGLIAMDKRFEIFVPRKFAMVCFRISPSVISRVSTTFDEEEVNKFNTKLVELINSSGKLYLTHGVVGGIYIIRFAIGASLTDYRHVDIAWKVIQDHANVLLIRGSF, from the coding sequence ATGGGTAGCCTCAATCTCAACCCTGAACTTGATGACCAAATTTTCAACACCATAAACCCTTTAGATCCTGGAGAATTCAGAAAGCAAGGTCACATGATTGTGAACTTCCTTGCTGATTACTATCAAAACCTTGAAAAATATCCAGTTTGTAGCCAAGTCAATCCAGGCTATCTCCAAAAGCTTGTACCGAATTCTGCACCTGATAACCCTGAACCACTTGAAAAAATTCTTCAAGATGTCAAAAGAGATATCATTCCAGGGATAACTCACTGGCAAAGTCCTAATTTCTTTGCTTATTTTCCTTCTTCAGGAAGTACTGCTGGATTCCTAGGCGAAATGCTTAGTGTTGGATTTAATGTGGTAGGGTTCAATTGGATCTCATCCCCTGCTGCAACTGAACTTGAGAGCATTGTGATGGATTGGTTTGGGAAAATGTTAAATCTTCCCAATTCTTTCTTATTCTCTGGGGGTGGTGGGGGTGTACTACAGGGTACAACTTGTGAAGCCATGTTGTGCACTATAGTGGCAGCTAGAGATCAAATGCTGAGGAAAATTGGTAGAGAGAATTTTGGCAAGTTGGTGGTCTATACATCTGATCAGACACATTTTTCTCTCAAGAAGGCTGCCCATATAACTGGGATAGACCCCGAGAATTTTCGAGTTATCCCAACAACAAAGGCTAATGAGTATGTCCTGTGCCCAAAATCGTTACGTTTAGCAATCTTGAAAGACACTAAAGAAGGAATGGTACCTTTATTCCTGTGCGCGACAATTGGGACAACTTCAACAACTTCTGTTGATCCATTGCGTCCGCTTTGTGAAATTGCTGAGGAATATGGGATTTGGGTGCATGTGGATGCAGCCTATGCGGGAAGCGCTTGCATTTGCCCTGAATTTCAACACTTCCTTGATGGTATTGAAAATGCAAACTCTTTCAGTCTCAATGCACATAAATGGTTCTTTTCCACTTTGGATTGTTGCTGCCTTTGGGTGAAGGATCCAAGTGCACTTACAAAAGCGTTATCGACTAATCCTGAATGCTTAAGAAACAAAGCCACAGAGTTAAAGCAAGTGATTGATTATAAGGACTGGCAAATTGCATTGAGCAGGAGATTTAGGGCTTTGAAACTATGGCTAGTATTGAGAAATTATGGAGTAGCTAATTTGAGAAACTTGataagaagtcatgtgaacaTGGCTAAGCATTTTGAAGGGCTTATAGCTATGGACAAAAGGTTTGAAATATTTGTGCCTAGAAAGTTTGCTATGGTGTGTTTTAGGATTTCTCCATCAGTAATAAGTCGAGTTTCGACAACGTTCGATGAGGAAGAAGTGAACAAGTTCAACACTAAGTTGGTGGAGTTGATTAATTCATCTGGAAAACTCTATTTGACTCATGGAGTTGTTGGAGGAATTTATATTATTCGATTTGCCATTGGTGCTTCTCTTACTGATTATAGGCATGTTGACATAG